One Bacillota bacterium genomic window, AGTACGTAGACCCGTTTACGGGTAGCAAGTAACACACTTTTGCAAGTGGCAGACCGTACCAGCGCCTTGAGGCGCCGCCAGAAAAACAGGGCTTTGCCCGCATATGAAGAACCCCCGGCTTTGCCGGGGGGTAACTATTCTGTTCAATTTAGCCATAGTACAAAATAACCATTGACTCTCCCATTGTAGTGAGGCGTCAAGCAGTAATTAATCGTGCAATAAGAGTAAAATTGACAATTGCTGCATTTTCTGGTATATTTGGAGCATATAAAGCATGTAAAGTGTTACGCAGTATCCTGAAATGGAGCAGCTTATGAAAAAATATTTAAAATTATTAATACTATGCCTGATGTTATTTAGTCTTTCTATGACGGTGCAAGCAAGTATAGAACCAAGTGCAGTTTTTCCACTTGAGATCCAGCGGCAGGTTGTGGCGTGCAACGGCATCAATGCTGCGATCGATAATGATGGAAATGCCTATGTTTGGGGTTATGTGCTTGACAGCTTTGTCTCCTTGCCAAAAAAAGTTTTAGAAGGAGTAGCTTCGGTTGACGTTTCAACTGACCGAGTTCTATTACTTAAAGAAGATGGAACAGTATGGGCTATGGGGACAAACTTAGGCGGCGTATTAGGCGACGGAACATCTGAAGATAGGGATGCTCCTGTTCAAATTAAAGGGCTAAGTCATATCGTTTGCATCAGCGCCGGTAATGCTGAAAACATTGCATTGAAAGATGATGGCACAGTTTGGGTTTGGGGTTGCCATAATAATCTAATAATTCTGCCTAACCCTGTTGAAGTGGAGAATATCGACAATGTAGTAAGCGTATCGGCATATTATAATTACACATTGTTGCTTAAAGCAGACGGGACTGTTTGGTATTGGCGGTATGAGGATAACGAGGATCATATTAATCCTCGGTGCATTGAGGTCTTAGATCATATTATCGCTGTATCAAGCGGATGCTGGAACGCGGCTGCTTTAAAAAAAGACGGTACAGTTTGGGAGTGGGACATAGGCTACCCGGATGAAGATAAAAAACTTCGTAAAATCAATGATATCAGCTCTGCAACTGGTTTATCTGATGGTGCTAACATTATGATTGATAAAAGCGGCGATGCTTATCTTTATGGAGATATATCCTTGAATAAAGATGGCGGATACATGATGGCAACGGAGAAACCCACAAAAATTCAGAAAATCAGCGATGTAATTCAGTTATACAGCGGGGGATTTGCAACGTTTGTAAAAAGAAACGGAGAGGTGTGGACGTGGGGAGACCATTGGACGGAAACTGATTTGAATCAGCCGGAATATCGCTATGATCCCATACCGCTGAAAAAAAACACTGCAAATGATACTTTTATAGCTAAAATGCCGACGACAAAATATGTGCTTGATAGGCCGGCGGAATGGGCGAAGGATGAGGTGAGCGAGGCGGATAAGCTATCGCTTATGCCAGAAGGGTTCGACCAGTGGTACAACTATGACATTACTCGCAAAGACTTCTGCACGCTGGTTGTCAATATGATTGAAAAGAAGACAGGAAAAACGATTGATAAAGTGCTTGCAGATAAGGGTCTGACTGTTAATAAAGATGCCTTTAATGATACGGGCAATAGTAATATTTTAGCCGCGGCGGCGCTTGGTATTGTAAACGGGAAGGGTGAAAAACTTTTCGATCCATCGGGGCATATCACCAGACAGGAGGCGGCAGCGATGCTGTACCGTACGGCGAAAGTATTGGGGTATTCAGAGCCGCAGGGTGATGCAATCAGCTTTACTGACAGTTCATCTTTTGCCGATTGGGGCAAGGATGCAATCAGCTATGTTTCATCTGCCACAGATAAGACAAACAATCTTAAGGTCATGAATGGCATGGACGGCGGCAAGTTTGAACCTAATTCGCACTACACCAGACAACAGGCGATAATTACAATTAAGCGGCTATTTAATGTGCAATAACAAAAGAACAGGCATGATTGACAAATCCTGCCTGTTCTGGTATATTTGAGGTAAAATATGGGCGTGCAAAAATGAGATTTACTCGCTTCCTATGTTTTGTGGAAAGGAAGAGTAATTTGAGAAAGATAATGTTATGTATTACACTTTTGTTAATTCTATGCACATTATGTGCGTGTCTAAGTCAGCAAAGTTCAAAGACGGGTAAAAATCTTGATGTAAGTAAAAATATTGGCAGCCAATCAAATGTCGCTCCTGATAAGACTTTTACAGACAATGCAACAGCGATTCAACAGCCGAAAACTTCAACTGACATTCAGAGTAATGCACAAAGTTCACCTAAGAATCCGAATGCTGACACTAATAAATCAAAAGGTTTTTATGGAATATGGAAAATTAGCAAAACTTATGATACTGGAACTGTTTCCGCGCTGACTGCGGATGATATCAATTCTATTATCGGCAAAAAGATTACCTATTCTCAGCATTCTGCGGCTATTGAAAAAAATATTTGTAATACACCTGTTTATAAAAGAAATATATATTCCAAAGAAGATTTTATTTTTAACACAAAGACTACTTTGGATAAAATTGGCATAGAGGCAAATTCTGTTACAGGTATAGATATATACGAAAATAACGGGGAGAAAAATCTTTGGAACAGCATTGGAAATAGCTTTTTTATTAAAAATGATAACACTTTGATTTTAAGTTATGAAGGTATGTATTTTGAATTAGATAGAGTTGAATGATGCAAACAAAATAGGAGATGAATAATATGAAAAAAATACCTATGTTCATAATTATGACTTTGATTTTTTCCTTTATTACCGCCTCGGCACAAGGGCCAAGAGAGCTTAAAGCATACACAACAGATACAAAAGTAACGGTTAACGGGGCTGAACATAAATTTTCAAATGAGACCGTTAACATTGACGGCAGTACATACGTGCCGCTAAGAGAGCTTGCTGAAACGCTGGGGTATAAGGTCACATGGGATGCAGAGAAAAGAGAGGCTGTCTTGGAAAAGGACGAAGGATGTCTATTTAAGTTTGAACAAAACGGCTTATGGGGCTTTATGGACAGGGGCGGCAACGTTATCATAAGTCCGCAGTATAATGACGCTGAAGATTTCTCGGAAGGGCTTGCTGTTGTAGAAAAAGGCGATAAATATGGGTATATAAACGAAAAAGGCGAAACTGTGATCCCATTTCAATATGATGAGGCTAGAAGTTTTCATTGCGGATTGGCAGGGATAGTTAAGCCCGGCGACACATTTCATGGTGAACCACCTATCTATACAGTGAACTATATAGATCAAAAGGGGATGTCGGCTGGAACAGTTGAATGTATGTCTTTAAGCGATTTCACCGAGGATGGATTTGCCGCGATTAAACCGTTTAGCGGCGGATTTTTTGTAGATAAAAGTATAAAACAGGTCTCTCCAACATACCGCTATGTAGGCGAATTTGCAGAAGGACTAGCACCTGCAGCAGATGAATCAGGCAAATTTGGAGTAGTAGATACCAATTTTAAAACAGTCGTAGATTTTAAATTCGATTATATTCGTCCTTATAGTAACGGTCTTGCTGTCTTTGGAATAGGAAACGATTATGGCTTTATTGACAGAAACGGGAATGTTGTCATCGAGGCGAAATATGGGTATTGCGGCTGTGAAGATTACTCGGACGGACTTATACCCGTTAGTCTTGACAATGGATGGGGATGCTTAAACTCACACGGTGATTTGGTTTTTTCAGGAGATTTTGAATACATAGACAAATATCATGATGGACTGTCAATGGTTATAGATAAAAAAACTGAGAATTACGGCTTTATAGACTGTAGTGGAAAATATGTGGTGGAACCAAAGTATAATTATGCGTTGCCTTATAATAATGGGTTGATGTATGTTTATGATGATGAAAACCCGGATGGATATTATATTGACAGAGCAGGGAATCGTGTCGGACCGAAAAATTGATTATAAGTTCTTGAATTTTGAATATAGGCGGCAATAGGGGGATTAGGATGCTTAAAAAATTCATTCTAATTTTTATAATAATAATGGAAGCTGTCGGTCTCAGTGCATGCAATAATAATTATGATAAAAATAATTCTACTAGTGCGATAACAGAGCCTTCCCCAAATGCTGCAAATATTCAAAAACAAAAGCAGCCTTCTGAGCCGACAAATAAAGATAGTCAAAAATCAGCCCAAAAACCTGCAGAGAAAATATTATTTCAAAACAGTAAATGCGGTTATAAACTTGAATTACCGAAAAATTGGGAAGGGCATTATAAAATAGAAAGCCTTAATTCAAATGATAGTGTAATTAGCGTCAATTTCTACGGAAAAAGCAAAGCAGGAAGAGATTTGATTAATTCAAAAAAAGGGCTATTGATATTTATGATATTAAAAGAAGCTGATCTTGCGGATAATCCGTTTCTTGACAGCGTTCAAAAAATAGGTGAAGTAAATGGGGTCAGCTATTATTACGCAACGAAAACAGACTACCCGTTTGGCAGTTTAGACAATATTATAAAATCGCCAGACACCTATTATAATGATTCAGGATATAAGATAGATGCAACAGAATTGAGCCTAGTTAAAAATGACTGGGAAAAGGCAAAAAGTTTGGAAAAAGACGTGGATGAAATAATAAAAACTTTTGGTTCGATCAAATAACAGGAAAGATTAATCGCAGAATACTCTGATGTTAATGGGGATGGCAAAACTGATATGACTTTTAAAAGAAATACAGCAAATTTATTCGGAGGATAATACTGAAAAAGATCGCTTTATAATTAAATCGGCAGGTACTGCTTAAAATACCTGCCGATTTTCTTTTGCAAAAAACTTATATAATTTTATGGATTGCAAAAAAGAGTTTACTAAGCATTAGCTATACCAGCAGCAATGATGCGCTCTGAAAAAATTACGGAGTTAACCTAGAAGCTATTATTATGTAATATATCCAATAATTGACTTGAACAAGAAATTGTATTATTCTGTAGATATACTATAATATGACAAAATATTGTATTCTTTGGAGGATTAAGATGTTTACTGCACACTTTAGGAATGACGGAACGATACAATCTGTAAAGGAGCATAATGAAGAGGTCGCGGGCATTTGTGAAGTAAACGGCGGAAAAATTGGATTATCGCAGATTTCAAAGCTTGCAGGATTGCTGCATGATGCGGGTAAAGAAAAAACTGAATTTGAAGAATATATTGAATATTGCCGCACCCATCCAGATGATTTCTCACGCAGAGGGTCTGTCGATCACTCAACTGCAGGCGCCCGGTTTGCCTATAAAATGTCTGAAAACGCAAAAACGGTGGTCTCACGCTTGACGGCGCAGATTGCGGCGCTGGCTGTTTGCTCGCATCACGGCGGCTTAATCGATTGTATTACGCCAAATTGCAAAGATGCTTTCTCAGAAAGAGTCTGCGGAAAGGAAGATATCTGTTATGATGAGAGCATGGCAAATTTTTTTGCAGAGGTCTGCTCAAAGACCGAAATCGAGGATCTGTTTGAGGCCGCGGCAAAGGAAATCGAGACTTATTGGAAAACCATAAAATCATTTGGGGAAGAAGGCGTGTTTTTTCTCCATTTGCTTACGAAATATGTTTTCTCATGCCTGATTGACGCGGACAGGGATAATACATATCGGTTTATGGCAAATCTGCCGCCTGAAAAAACGCCTGATTTGCAGCCGCTTTGGAGAGAACTTTTAAGCAATCTGGAAAAGGAAATCTCAAGTCTTCCGGATAATACGCAGATCGATCATTTGAGGCACGAAATTTCGGATAGATGCCAACAGGCCGCGCACGGCCCGAGCGGGATATATCGGCTGTCGGTGCCGACCGGCGGGGGAAAGACCTTAAGCAGTTTCCGCTTTGCGCTTGAACATGCTTTAGAATTTAATAAGGATCGTATTTTTTATATTGCGCCGTATATATCAATCCTTGATCAGACAGCGCTCGAACTCAAGAAGACGTTAAAACGGGAGGATGCTTTATTTGAGCATCATTCAAACATAGTCAGGGAACAGGACGAAAGATCTGAAGTGCTGACGGTTCGTTACAGCGAACCGATTATTCTGACAACTATGGTGCAGTTCTTAAATACATTTTTTAGCAGAGAAACCCAGGATTTAAGGCGTATGCATCAGATGGCAAATTCGGTCATCATAATTGACGAGGTGCAGACGCTGCCGGTTCGGTGCCTATATTTATTCAACAGCACGCTGAATTTTCTTGCAGGATTTTGCGGGGCTACAATTGTATTGTGCACCGCGACACAGCCGAGCCTTGGCGATACTGATGTGTCGCTGAACATCAAGCCTTACGCGGATATAATAAACGACGATAAATTGTTTTCGCAGTTTAAACGGGTAGAGCTTGAAGATCTGACCGGTGATGTGGTTTTTACGGAAGAAGAGCTTGCCGATTTTTCATTTGACAAGATGCGGGACAAAAATAGTATGCTGCTTGTCATGAACACTAAAACGACCGCGCTTCGATTATATAAAGCTCTCTATGCTCTGAATCAAAACCTGCCGGAGGACAAGCGTTATACGTTGTTCCATCTCAGCACAAGCATGTGCCCGGCTCACAGGATAGCGGTTTTAAAGGATATGACGGAAAAGCTTAGAACAGAGCGTGTAATATGCGTCAGCACGCAATTGATTGAAGCTGGTATAAACATCAGCTTTGAATGTGTTGTCCGCTCGCTTGCCGGATTTGATTCTATAGTTCAGGCTGCGGGAAGGTGCAACCGCCACAAAGAAAGGCCATGCGGCACGGTTTATATCGTTCAGATGAAAAAAGAATCTCTGAGCAAACTACCGGACATCAAAAACGGCGCTGACTGCACAGGACGTGTACTGTTTGAGTTTCATGAGGATCAAAAACGCTTTGACGGAGATCTTTTGTCCCCTGCCGTAATGGATCAATATTATGATCTATATTATAAACGCCAGAAAAACGAAATGGGCTATAACATAAAAGAATTAAACACGACTGTCTACGATCTTTTGAGCAGAAACGAAAAGCTTGTTACTAATTATAAAAATAAAACCGGCAGCCGGCCTGACATACTGCTTTGTCAGGCGTTTCAAACCGCGGCGGAACATTTCGACGTGATCGAGGGCGCGGAATATTCGGTGATCGTACCATATTCAACTGAAGGGAAAAAACTGATTTCAAGGCTGAATGATAACATTGATATAAAAGAAAAAAAGCTGCTGTTGAAAAAGGCGCAGCAATATTCCGTTAACCTGTTTAAATATGAATTTGAAAAATTAATAGCCGATAATGCCGTTTTTACAGTTTGCGCAGATACGGTTTTTGCATTAAAAGAGGAGAATTATAATGAGGCGGCAGGCATTGTTTATGAAAAAGGCAATTTGGATTTTTTAATGTGTTAGAGGTGATATAAATGGAAAAGCCAAACATAGTTGAGTTCAAGGTTTGGGGCAGGCGGGCGTTATTCAGCGACCCGACCACTAAAATGGGCGGCGAAAAATTCAGCTATCAAATCCCCACTTATCAGGCGCTCAAGGGGATATTGGAATCTGTCTACTGGAAGCCGACTTTTATTTGGGTGATCGACGCCGTGCGTATCAAGCATTCCATTCAGACAATATCGGAAGGGATCAGACCGATTGAGTATAATGGCGGAAACACGCTTGCTTACTATACCTATCTGACTAATGTCGAGTATCAGGTCAGGGCGCATTTTATCTGGAATGAGCATCGCCCTGAGTTTGAACAGGACAGAAATGAAAACAAGCATCATTGTATAGCAAAGCGAATGATCGAGCGCGGAGGGAGAAGAGATATTTTTCTTGGGACGCGCGAGTGTCAGGGGTATGTGGAACCATGCGCTTTCGGCGACGGTCAGGGCGCTTATGACGATGTGCCGGAGCTTGCTTTCGGGCTGATGTTCCACGGGTTTGATTATCCTGATGAGACAGGGCAGGACGTGCTTGCCGCAAGGCTTTGGCGGCCTGTCATGCGAAAAGGAGTTATCGAATTTATTCCGCCGGAGCAATGTGACAAAAATCTTCGGCGTGAGCTTCACCCGATGAAGGCAAAGCATTTTTCTGACGATGGATTCAGCGGTCTTCGCGAATTTGAGGGGGAGGAGTGTTTTTAAGTGAGCTGGACTGAAAAACTTTATGAAACCTATGAAAACTGCACCTCGCTTGTCGGCGTTGCGCAAGCGGATGGCAAACTGCCCCTGCTGCCTATCGCGCATACGACGCAGAATGCACAGATCGAGGTCACAGTCGACGGAGACGGTAATTTCGTTAGCGCAAATATGGTCGATAAGAACGATAGTGTCACAATCATACCATGCACCGAGAAGTCCGCTACACGCACAGGAAATAATGAGCCGCACCCGCTTCATGACAAGCTTGAATTTGTTGCGGGCGATTACATGCAGTTCGGCGGCGATAAAAGAAAGGGAGCGGAAAGATACCTGGCCTATGTCGATGCGCTTGAAAAATGGAGCCTCTCGGAATACACACATCCTAAGATTTCAGCAATACTTACATATCTCAGTAAAAAAACGCTTATTGAAGATCTCATAAAAAGCGGGCTTCTAATTTATGATCCGGATAAGAATAGTTTAAAAGACAGCAAAGATAATAAAGACCAGATTGATGCGTTTGTCAGGTTTAGAGTTTTTATCACAGGCGACGACGGCGACGACAGGATATGGCTCGATAAAAACATATGGGACTGTTATATAAATTACCTTTTAAGCGGACAGTCTGAATCAGACATGTGCTATGTCAGCGGAAAAGTTATCCCTTGCTCAGACAGTCACCCCGCAAAAATCAGAAACACGGGCGACAAGGCAAAACTGATTTCCTCAAATGATTCGTCAGGCTTTACATACCGCGGGCGCTTTACAAGCGATAAGCAGGTTGTTCGGGTTGGATATGAAACAAGCCAGAAAATACACAATGCGTTAAAATGGCTGGTGGAAAAGCAGGGCTTTAAATGCGGCGAGCAGGCAATTGTCGCATGGGGAATAAAAAATGAAAACCTTCCCAAAATGATGGCTGATAGCGACGAAGCATTTTTTTGCGGAGAGGAAAAGCCTGATACATTCGAAGAATTTGCAAAACGTCTGAATCAAGCTATCTCCGGCTATAAATATGATTTACAGGGGGCAAGCGAAATCGTTGTCATGGCTCTGGATTCCGCGACTACCGGCCGCCTTTCGATAACCTATTACCGACAACTTGAGGGCTCGGATTTTTTATCACGCATAGAAAACTGGCACAGAACCTGTGTATGGGAGCACACGAAACTTGCGAATGATGGCTTTGACGAAAAGGGCAAACAGAAATTTAAAAGGATTACGTTTATCGGCGCGCCGTCACCGGCTGATATTGCAAAGGCATCCTATGGCGAGAGGGTCGATGACAGGCTGAAAAAAGAGGTAAACGAAAGGCTGCTTCACTGCATTATTGACGGAGAAAAACTTCAGGCGGATATTTTAAACGCTGTTTTTAACCGGGCTGTAAATCCGGTAGCCGCTGAACCGTATGCCTGGGAAAAAACTCTAAGCGTTTTTTGTGCGCTTTATAGAAAATTTAAGATAAATCAGGAGGAATTTCAAATGGCACTGGATGAAAAAAGAACCACACGTGACTATTTATACGGCAGACTGCTTGCAATTGCCGATAAGCTTGAACGCGCGACCTTTGACAAAGACGACAAGAGCAGGGAAACGAATGCGATGCGTTACATGAATATGTGCGCGCAGCATCCTTATAAGACGTGGGCAATGATCCATGAAAGGCTATTACCTTATATATCAAAGCTGGGCGGCCTGAGAGGCATTTATGAGGCGCAGCTTTCAGAGGTTCAAAGCATGTTCAGAGATGAGGATTTTATGGATAACAGGCCTATGAAGGGCGAGTATATCCTCGGCTTTTGGTGTCAGAGCAAGGCGATTGACGATGAGATCGCCCGCAGAGCGGCTGAAAAAAAGAATTCATAATTTTACATATAGAAAGGATGTTAATAATGAGCATCGAAGGAAAATTTGATTTTGCAGTTGTAATATCAGTCAAAAACGCAAATCCAAACGGAGATCCGCTGAACGGAAACCGTCCACGTGAAAACTACGACGGATTCGGAGAAATTTCAGATGTCTGCATCAAACGCAAGATACGCAATCGCTTGCAGGATATGGGACAGCGCATTTTTGTGCAGTCGGACGACAGGGCGGACGACGGCTTTAAAAGCCTTAAAGACAGGGCTGACGGATGTGAAGAACTGCGTGCCGAAATGAAAAACAACAAAAACGCAGACAAAGAAAAATGTGGTGAAATTGCCTGCAAAGAATGGATCGATGTAAGAAGTTTCGGCCAGGTTTTCGCATTTAAAGGCGTGGAAGTCTCGCTTGGAATCAGAGGACCTGTATCGATCCATCAGGCTGTCAGCGTTTTGCCGGTGGACATCGTCAGCATACAGATCACGAAAAGCGTGAACAGCGAGTCTGGCAAAGATAGCAAGGCATCCGATACTATGGGTATGAAGCATTTTGTTGATTTTGGCGTATATGTGATATACGGAAGCATCAATGCGCAGCTCGCAGAAAAAACCGGCTTCAATAATGATGATGCCGAGCTTATTAGAAAAGCGCTGGTATCGCTTTTTGAAAACGATGCATCTTCCGCACGCCCGGACGGAAGCATGGAAGTTTACAAACTGTTTTGGTGGAAGCATAACTGTCCCTCGGGTCAATACTCCTCGGCAAAAGTGCATCGTACGCTGAAATGGGATACCGATTCTGCCAAACAAGACAAATATGATCTTGACGGCTATCATTTTAAAACTTTCGATCTTCCCGGGCTTGTTCCGGAGATATATGATGGAATATGATGACGAGGATTTTCTTGATATCTCAGGTATAAGGCATTTTGAATATTGCAGGCGCAAGTGGGCGCTGATACATATTGAACAGCAATGGCAGGAGAACCTGCTCACAGTTGAGGGGCACATATTTCATGAAAAGGCGCACGATGCCGAATTTGCTGAAAAACGAGGCAAACTTATTATATCAAGGGGCCTTCAGGTTTTCTCGCGGCGGCTTGGCATAACGGGAGTATGCGATGTAGTAGAGTTTTACGAATCCGGCGACGGAGTAAAAATATTCGGTCGAAATAATTTGTATAAGCCGTCGCCGATCGAATATAAACGCGGCAAGCCGAAACAGACCGATGAGGATGATCTTCAGCTTGCCGCACAGGCGATCTGCCTTGAGGAGATGCTTGCCTGCACTATCGAGGTGGCTTACTTATACTATGGGGAAACTGGGCGCAGGATAAAAGTTGATATAGACGATGCCGTCAGGCAGAAGGTTTATGATATTACAGAAGAAATGCACAGAATGTATGAGCGGCGTTACACACCGAAAGTCAGAACCAGTAAAAGCTGCAGGATGTGCTCGCTTTATGATTTGTGCATGACAAAGCTGAATAAAAATATCTCTGCAGCTGGGTATATCGCGGAAAAGGTAGGCGAGGCGCAAAAATGAGACAGCTTTTAAATACACTTTATGTGACGTCGCCCAATTCCTATCTTTCACTAGATGGGGAGAATGTCGTTGTTCTCTGCGAAGAGAAAGAGAAGATCAGAGTTCCTCTGCATAATCTTGAAAGCATAATAGCTTTCGGGTATACCGGGGCAAGCCCAGCCCTTATGGGCGAATGCGCCGAGAACAACATTGCTCTCACTTTTCTGACACAGAACGGACGGTTTCTCGCAAGGGTCACAGGTGAAACAAAGGGCAACGTGATTCTCAGAAAAGCACAATTCCGCATTGCGGAAAGCGAAGCGCAAAGCGCAAAGATTGCAAAAAATTTTATAATAGGAAAGATCTATAACGCGCGCGGCGTTATAGAACGAGCTGTACGCGATCATGAACTGCGACTTGATATTTCCAAGTTAAAACAGGCCTCGCAATTTCTTATGCAAAGCATAAATTTGGTTTCGAAGTGCAGCAATTTGGATCAGCTCAGAGGTTTTGAGGGAGAGGCTGCAAGTACGTATTTCAGTGTTTTTGATGAACTTATTCTGCAGCAAAAGAATGACTTTTATTTCAAAGGCAGAAATAAGCGCCCGCCGCTTGATAATGTCAACGCAATGCTGTCGTTTGTGTATACGCTGCTCGCTCATGATACTGCGGCAGCCGCCGAGGCAGTCGGTCTTGATGCGTATGTCGGGTTCATGCACCGGGACAGACCGGGAAGAATATCTCTTGCGCTTGATATAATGGAAGAACTGAGGGCAATTTGCGCAGATCGCTTTGTTCTTTCACTGATAAACAAAAAACAGGTTGATGCGTGCGGCTTTTTTCAAAAAGAAAATGGTGCTGTCATAATGAATGACGATACCAGACGTATTATTTTGTCCGCATGGAAAAAAAGAAAACAACAGCAGCTGACACACCCGTTTTTGGAAGAAACGATTGAGTGGGGTCTTGTCCCGTACGTGCAGGCAATGCTGCTTGCACGCTTTATCCGAGGCGACTTGGACGAGTATCCGCCGTTTTTATGGAAGTAGGAGTATTTTATGCTGGTGCTTATAACTTATGATGTAAATACAGAAACCGCCGAGGGGCGGAAACGCCTCAGAGCAGTCGCTAAACAATGTGTGAA contains:
- the cas4 gene encoding CRISPR-associated protein Cas4 — its product is MEYDDEDFLDISGIRHFEYCRRKWALIHIEQQWQENLLTVEGHIFHEKAHDAEFAEKRGKLIISRGLQVFSRRLGITGVCDVVEFYESGDGVKIFGRNNLYKPSPIEYKRGKPKQTDEDDLQLAAQAICLEEMLACTIEVAYLYYGETGRRIKVDIDDAVRQKVYDITEEMHRMYERRYTPKVRTSKSCRMCSLYDLCMTKLNKNISAAGYIAEKVGEAQK
- the cas1c gene encoding type I-C CRISPR-associated endonuclease Cas1c translates to MRQLLNTLYVTSPNSYLSLDGENVVVLCEEKEKIRVPLHNLESIIAFGYTGASPALMGECAENNIALTFLTQNGRFLARVTGETKGNVILRKAQFRIAESEAQSAKIAKNFIIGKIYNARGVIERAVRDHELRLDISKLKQASQFLMQSINLVSKCSNLDQLRGFEGEAASTYFSVFDELILQQKNDFYFKGRNKRPPLDNVNAMLSFVYTLLAHDTAAAAEAVGLDAYVGFMHRDRPGRISLALDIMEELRAICADRFVLSLINKKQVDACGFFQKENGAVIMNDDTRRIILSAWKKRKQQQLTHPFLEETIEWGLVPYVQAMLLARFIRGDLDEYPPFLWK